In Thermoanaerobaculum aquaticum, the genomic stretch GGTGCGCACCATGGCCGATTTTGGCCGCTTCCGGCTGGGCAAGGGCATCGTTTACGGGAAAGACACGCCCAACTTTGTGGGCAACCGCATTGGCGTGTACGCGCTCATGGCCACCCTGCATGCAATGATCGAGATGGACTACCAGGTGGACGAGGTGGACGCCATCACCGGTCCCGCCATGGGGCACCCCAAGTCGGCTTCCTTTGGCACCGTGGACCTGGTGGGCCTCGACACCATGGTGCACGTGGTGCGCACGCTGCGCGAAGACCTGCCCAACGATGAGGGGCAACCCTACTTCCAGGTCCCCGAATTCGTCACCCGCATGGTGGAGCAAAAGATGCTGGGGCGGAAGTCCGGCGCTGGCTTTTTCAAGCGCGAAAAGGGCGCCAACGGGGAAAAGCAGGATTTCGTGCTGGATTGGAAGACCTTCAACTACCGTCCCAAGCAGCGCTATGACTTTCCTTCGCTCAAAGCCACGAAGAACATTCACGATCCGGGGGAGCGCATCAAGACGCTGGCTTTTGCTGAGGACCGCGCCGGCAAGTTCGCGTGGCGGGTGCTGCGCGACACGCTGGCCTACACCTCCCGCCGGCTTTTCGAAATTGCCGACACCATCGTGGACATTGATAACGCCTTAAAGTGGGGGTTCAACTGGGAGCTGGGGCCGTTCGAAACCTGGGACGCCCTGGGCGTGCGCACGGTGGTGGAGCGCATGAAGGCCGAAGGCGTGAGCCCGGCGCCGTGGGTGGAGGAAATGCTGGCCTCCGGAGCGGAGAGCTTCTACCGGCCAGGAGAGCTGAGGCGAGAGTACTGGGATGCCGCCAAGAAGGCGTACCTCCCCGAGCCGCGGCCGGACACCTTCCTGGTGCTTCCCGAAATCAAAAGGCGAAACCGCATCGTTTACGAAAACCCCGGAGCCTCGCTTATTGACCTGGGGGACGGCATTGGCTGCGTGGAGTTCCATTCAGCCATGCAGCCCAAGCTCAACCCCATTGATGACCAAATCATGGAGGTCATGCACAAGGCCCTGGAAATCGGTCCCCGGGAGTTCCGCGGTTTGGTCATCCACCACCAGGCGGAGCAGTTCTGCGCCGGCGCCAATTTGCTCATGATTCTGGAAGGCGCCACGTCCCAAGCGTGGAAGGCCATTGACGAAATGATCCGCAAGTTCCAGGGGATGACCATGGGCATGCGCTACGCTCCCATTCCGGTGATTACCGCCCCCTTTGGCTTTACCTTCGGTGGCGGCGCAGAGATCACCATGGGCGGCGACCGGGTTTGCGCTTTGGCCGAAACCTACATCGGTCTTGTCGAGGTGGGAGTGGGCTTGGTCCCCGCCGGTGCCGGGCATGTTTTCATGTTGGAGCGCGTCTTGGAAGGGATTGACGAGCCTATCCTCGACAACCTCCCCTTCATCCGCAAGGCCTTTGAAACCATCGCCATGGCCAAGGTGGCCACTTCCGCCGAGGAAGCCCGGGAGCTCAAGTACCTGCGGCCCTGCGATCACGTGGAGCTCAACCGCGACCAGCAGCTGTGGACCGCCAAGCGCATGGCCATTGCCATGGCCGAGGAGGGCTACAGGCCACCGGTGCCCAAGACCTTCCGTTTGCCGGGGCGTTCCGGAATCGCCACCCTGCGCATGATCCTGCACAACCTCAAGCTCACCCACAACATCTCCTCCCACGACGAAAAGATCGCCACGCACATTGCCACCATCCTCTGTGGTGGCGACACCACCATCAACAACCCGGTTTCGGAGCAAACCATCCTTGATTTGGAACGGGAAGCGTTCCTGTCGCTGTGCGGCGAGCCCAAGACCCAGGAACGCATCAAGTACATGCTTTTGAACAACAAACCGCTGCGCAATTAAAAGGAGGCGAGCATGAGACAAGCCGTGATCGTCAGCTACGCCCGAACCCCCATCGGCCGAGCCAAAAAAGGGAGCCTCAAGGACACCAGACCCGAGGAGTTCGCGGCGGCGGTTCTGAAGGACCTGGTACGCCGCACCCCGGGCTTGGACCCCGCCATGGTGGATGACTTCGTCGTGGGCTGCGCCATGCCTGAAGGCGAACAAGGCATGAACATGGCGCGGCTCATCTGGCTTCTGGCGGGCTTCCCGGTGGATGTTCCGGCCACCACCATCAACCGCTTCTGCTCCTCCGGTTCGCAATCCATCGCTTGGGCGGCGGATGTAATCAAGGCCGGCTCCGCCGACATCATCATTGCCGGCGGGGTGGAATCCATGTCCATGGTGCCCATGGGGGGCAACAAGCTCACCGCTGACCCCGAGCTCATGGACCTCCTGCCCAACGCGTACATCGCCATGGGCACCACAGCGGAAGTGGTGGCTCGGCAGTTCGGCATTACCCGGGAAGATCAGGACGCCTTTGCCCTGCGCTCCCATCAGAAGGCTTCCGCCGCCATTGCCGCCGGCAAGTTCAAGGATGAAATCGTCCCCCTGAAGGTCCGCACCATGGACGACGGCGTGTGGCGGGAGTTTGTGTTTGACACCGATGAAGGCCCGCGACCGGACACCTCCTTGGAGGCTTTGGCCAAGCTCAAGCCGGTCTTTGACCCGCGGGGCACCGTCACCGCGGGGAACTCCTCGCAGATCAACGACGGTGCGGCTTTCGTGGTGGTCATGTCCGAGGAAAAAGCCAAAGAAATGAGGCTGGAAATTCAAGCGTACGTGCGGCAGTGGGCGGTGGCGGGGGTCCCTCCGGACATCATGGGCATTGGTCCGGCCAAGGCGGTACCCAAGCTTTTAGCCAAGGCCAACCTCTCGCTTAAAGACATTGACCTGGTGGAAATTAACGAGGCTTTTGCTTCGCAATCGGTCTACTGCGTACGGGAACTGGGGCTTTCCGACGAGCAATTCAACGTGAACGGCGGCGCCATTGCCACGGGACATCCCCTGGGGGCTACCGGTGCGATTTTGACGTGCAAGATCATCGGCGAAATGAAACGACGCAACGCCAAGCGGGGCATCGTCACCATGTGCATCGGCGGCGGCATGGGCTTTGCCTACCTTTTGGAAAGGCCGTAAGGCAGAAGTCCAGGAAAAAACTGCGGGGCGGGGGGTCTCCCTCGCCCTTTGTTGTTTGCGCACGAGTCACAACAGCCTTTCTTTTTTGTTGTTGAATGGCTACCATACAGTTGTGCTGGACCACGTGGCGCAACTCGAGTACAACGTGGCATCGCTTGTCACATTTCTTTCGCAGTGGCCGGGCTGGCGCGTTTACACCGAGCCTGGTCTTGTCTGGTGCGAAAGCGCCATCGCCAACGAGGCCTTCAATAAGGTCATTCGCTGCGAGCTCGCCAACGTTGACGCCGCTTTACGGCTGGTTCGCTTACGGGATGAAGCTTTCGGAAGGGGTGCTCCACTGGCCTTTTGGGTAGGACCCCGGTCAAAACCCGCAAACCTCACCCACATTTTGGAGGAGCTGGGCTTTCGCCCCACCGCCCAAGCCTGGGGCATGGTGCGCTCCACGGAGCTTGAGCTTCAACGTCACCACCTTCCCGATGTGGAGGTTCAAATCCTCAGCGGGTACAACCTCTGGCCCTCCTGGCTTGCAGTTTTCGGCCAGGGCTTTGGCTTACCTTGGGAGGTGGCCGAAGCGTACGGCGAACAACTGGCCATAGGTTTGGGCGCAGAACAGCCCCTCATGCACCTGGCCGCCTTCATTCAGGGCAAGCTGGTAGGCACCGCCAGCATGTTTGTAGACGACGACCAGGTGGCGGGCATTTACAACCTGGCCACCGCCGCTTCCGCCCGCGGGCAAGGTGTGGGCGAGGCGCTGGTCAGCCACATCCTCTCCCAGGCCAGGGCCAGGGGTTGCCGGTGGGCGGTTCTGCGTTCCACGGCGTCTGCGTACGGCTTTTACGTTGGCGTTGGCTTCCAGCCGGTGGCCCGTTACCAAATTTACGCGGCCACGCCACCGGCAACCCTGCTCTAGCGCCGGGAAAAAGCGACAATTTGGAGAATCCTTTGCTCCCCTTCCCAGGACGCCCTCAGGCGTTCCGGAGCACCGCTCGATACCGCACGCGGTTTTGCCGTACGTGCTCCAGCGCTTGGTTTACGGAAGCCATGGGAAACACCTCCACCTTCGGGGTAATCCCCAAACGCGCGGCTAGCTCCAGCGTTTCCTTGAGGATGGCCCGGCCGCCGATGGGCGACCCCATGATCCTACGGCGTTTGGTCAAAAGCGCCCAAAAGGGAATTTCCAGCGGCTTGGGTCCGCCAGCCACCAGCACCAAGGTACCGTCGGAATCCAGCCAGTGGAGGTAAGCCACCCAATCCTGGGGGTAAGGCACGGTGCTCAAAAGCAGGTTCAAACGATACGGAGGCGCCGGCGGACTTTGCCCAGGTTCCACCACAAAGGCCCGGGTGGCTCCAAGCTTTTCCGCTTCCTTGGCCTTCTCCGGGGTGGTGGTGAACACCGTCACCTCGTTACCCAACCGCGCAGCAAACAGCACCGCCAGGTGGCCTAACCCACCCAGGCCAATCACCCCGACCCGCTGGCCCGAGCTCATGCCGGCGTGACGCAGGGCCGAGTACACGGTCACCCCGCCGCACAGGAGCGGCCCCGCTTCCACCGGCAGCTTTTCCGGGAACGGCAAGGCAAAGCGTCCGTCCACCTTCACATGGGAGGCAAAGCCACCCTTGCCCGTGACGATGAGCCCCTGGTGGTGATCGCAGAGGTTTTCGTTGCCGGAAAGGCAGTCGGGGCAGGTCATGCACGCGGAAGCCTGCCAGCCAATGCCCACCCGCTGGCCCACCTCCAGCCCTTCCACCGCAGCCCCCTTTTCCACCACCCGACCCACCACTTCGTGGCCAGGCACCAACGGGTAGGTGGACATCTGCCAGTCGTTGTCAATCATGTGGATGTCCGAATGGCAAATGCCACACGCCTCCACAGCCACCAAAACCTCGTGGGGTGAGCTCACCTCCAGCTCGTACTCCAAAGGCTCAAGTTGCGCTCCTTTTTCTTTTGCAGCCCAACCTCGAACCTTCATCGCAGCACCTCCTAGCTTTTTTGGGGGGAACCCCCCTCTTCCCAGCACAACCGATATCCTAAACCACGGACCGTGACCAAAAATTGGGGGTTCTCCGCATCCTGCTCCAGCAGCCGGCGCAGCTCCATCACCGCGTTGTCCACGATGCGGCGGGAGCCAAACTTCTTCCCCGGCCGGGCAGCGGCAAACAGGTCCTCCCGGGAAACCACCGCCCCTTTGGCCCGCACCAGGGTAAAGAGCACCGTACGAGCGGTGGGGGAAAGGGCAAGGACCTCCTCACCCCGCCGCACCACCTGACGCCCCAGGTCCACGGTAAGAGGGCCCACCTGCAGGACCTCCGGGGTCTGGGCCCGACGCAACAGAGCCCGCAAGCGGGCGGCCAGCTCCGCCGGAGCAAAGGGCTTGGTCATGTAATCGTCGGCGCCCAAATCCAGGGCCATCACCTTGTCCAGGGGATCGCTTTTGCCCGAGAGCACCAGCACCGGGGTGCGGATGCCCTCCGCACGGAGCGCCGTAAGCAGCTTGAACCCGTCCACGCTGGGGAGGGTCAAATCCAACACCACCGCGGCAAAATCGCCGCGAAGTGCCAGCGCCAGGCCGCGGGAACCATCCTGCGCCGTAACCACCTCGTAACCTTCCCGGCTGAGAAAGCTCTGGAGCGCCTGCAAAAGCTCGCTGTCGTCCTCCACCGCTAAAACCCGCAAGCTCATTCCCGCTGCCCCCGGCGAAACCACAGGGTAAAGCACGAGCCTTCCCCGGGCTTTGAGTAGAGCGTCACCTTCCCGCCCTGGGCGGCCATGACCTGGGACACAATCGCCAAACCTAAGCCAAAGCCCTCCACCCCCTGGGATTCCACAAAGGGGAGGCGGAAAAAGGGGCGGAAGATCTTGCGCTGTAAGCCAGGGGCAATGCCCACCCCCTGGTCCCGCACCCATACGGTGACCCACTCCCCCTTTTCCCCAATGCCCAGCTCCACGGTGCTCCCCGGGGGGCTGTACTTGCTGGCGTTGGTGAGGAGGTTGACCAGCGCGGAAACCGCTGCTTCCTGGTCCGCCCAAACTGAGGCATCCTCAAGGCCGGATCTCACAACCCGCTGCCCCCTCGCTGCCAAGCTGGCTTCAGTACGCCGCAGCGCCTCCCCCACCACGTGAGCCACCGACACCGGCAGCAAACGCAAGTGCAGCTGCCCGCCGGTGAGGCGCCCCCAGTCAATGAGCCGGTGAATGCCGGCCTCCAGCACGGCCACCGCGTTTTCCAGGGCGCGGGCCTTTTCCCGATCCTCCAAGCCCGAAGCCAAAAAACGCAAGGTGGTGAGCGGCGTGCGCAGCTCGTGACTGGCTTGCGCCACAAACAAAGCCTGGTTCTTGCTCATGCGGGAAAGCTCCCGGGAAGACAAGAGCAAAAGCACCCCGCCTGCCAATAGGGCCGCTGCCAGAGGCACCAGAAAAAGAGGAAACAGCAGGGAGCCGGGTTCCGGCAGGAGCTGCACCATGGCGAAGCTCAAAGCCAAAATCGCCACCGCCGGGATGAGCACCAACCCCACGGCAATACGCACCACATCCCGGGGCAGGGAACCCGCCGGCAACCCCCGCCAGCTCACGACGCCACACCCTCAAAGCGCCGCCAAAGGGACACCCCCCAAAAGGCGTAAGCCGCACCAAAGAAACCATGAAAGAAAACCACCGCTGGAGGCAAGCGGAACTGGGAGGGATCGGGGATCTTTGCGGCCAGGTAAAAGCCGTAAAGAGCGTCAGCCAGGGCGTAGAGAATGAAAACCACAAAAAACCACGGGGAAAGTCCCCGGCGCAAACTCACCACCAGGCCTACCAGGCAAAAAAGCAACCAAAGGTAGGAAAACACGCCCAACCAGGCCCATCGAGACGAAGGACCAAAGCTGGCCACCGCCACTGCTTCTCCCAAAAGTAGCAACCCAACGGCCGCTCCGCCCAGGTAATACCAGCGCATGGTCCCCTCCTGCCTGATGCAAGCCTAGCAAAAAAAGGCCCGGGGATGACCCCGGGCCCGGAAAAAGAGGAGGCCAGGTTCTATTGCACGGTAAGGGCGGTGTCATCAATGAGGAAGCCGGTGGCTAAGCTCGAGTCCTCAGCGCCGTAGAAGTAAATCCGCAAGGTTTGACCCTTGTACTGGGTGATGTCAAAGCTCTTCTGCACGTAGGTGGAGGTCTTGTTGAGGTTGGAGTAAATGGCCAGCGTCTTGATCAGCGAGTTGTCCGAAGGCCGGCGCAGCTGCACCCAGAGCCGATCGTAGGCGGTGGTGGTGCTGGTCTCCTGCGTGCGGATCCACAGCCAGAAGGAAAGCGTTACCGAGGTGGCGCTGGCCGGCACCGTGACATCCTGGTACAGGTATTCGGAGGAAATAGTGCCGTAGCCATTCAGGTAGGCCTTCCAGGAGCCGCTGCGGGGCGCCGGCGAGGCGTTGTTTTCAATGACGCCGGTGCTCGCCGTCCAAATCACGTTGCCCTGCTCAAACCCCGGGTTTTGCAAAAGCTGGCTACCCGAGCTGCAGGAGGCGGTGAAGTTAATGCCGGTGGCGTTGGGTCCCACCGTCACCGAGCGGGAGGTGGGGGTAAAGGTGCAGCCGGACTTGGAAGGCGTCACGGTGTAGGTGCCCGCAGCGAGGCCAGAAATGGTGTAGTTGCCGCTGGCATCGGAGGTGGCGCTGGCGCTACCCGCGGTCACCGTGGCTCCGGAGGTGCCCACGTTTCCGGAAATGGAGTAGGTACCCGGTGCCGAGCAGCTCCAGGTTCCCGGAACGCCCACCGCATCCCACGCCATTTGCACGGTCTTCCACTCAGGCGTGCAGGTCCCGCCGTACAGATCGGCGGCCGCTTGAGCGGTGTGGTTGCGGGCTTGCTCAAATGTGTCCGAGGAGGTCATATACACGGTGAGGGCGCGATAAAAGATGGAGCGCATCTTCACCACCCCAAAGCCCGGCACGTTCACCGAGGTCTTGCCGCGCGGATGGGTGCCACCGTAGGACATGAGGAAAGCCGCCAAGTTGGCAATCCCCGAGTTGGTGTGCACACCGCAGTAGTCGTTGGAGGAAGAAGGCGTGCAACCCGAGGCGTAGTTGCGCTCGGGGTAGTAATCCGCCGACTGCCCGTCCTTCTTGGGGTCGTACATGTACCGCAGGGCGTCCCCGGATTGATTCGGGGTGTAAACATCAGCGCCAATAACCCAATCGGTCTTCACCGAGGGGTCCCCCTGTCCAGCCCAGAACGATGTGGCCCGACCCAGGATGTCCGACATGGCCTCGTTGAGCGCTCCCGACTCGTTCTGGTAGGCCAGGTTTGCGGTCCGGGAGGTGACACCGTGGGTGAGCTCGTGGGCCGTCACATCCAGGCTGCGGGCCAGATCCCCCAGGGTCGAGCCGTCGCCATCACCGTAGGCCATTTGGTGGATGCTCGAGGTGTCAATCCACGCCGCGTTGTTCTTGGTGCAACCGAAGAGTCCCGTGGAAAACTGCGCGTGCACGGAAGAGCGCAGCTCCGCTCCTTGCCCATCGTAGGAATCCCGGCCAAACACGTTCTTGTAAAAGTCGTACGTGGTGCCGGTGCCGTTGTAGGCCCCCATGGCCGATTGATCGGAAGAGCTGCCACCTTCGGAGAACATGAAGGTGCC encodes the following:
- a CDS encoding 3-hydroxyacyl-CoA dehydrogenase/enoyl-CoA hydratase family protein, with the translated sequence MHKPIRKVAVLGAGVMGSGIAAHLANAGVPSLLLDIVPKFTPEDEKAGLKPEDRAFRNKLALQGLENIKKSKPALIYSQRFLPLIEVGNFEDDWARLSECDWIVEAVVERLDIKQQLFARVEQVWRPGVIVSSNTSGLPIRKMVEGRSPEFRKHFLVTHFFNPVRYMRLLEIVAGEDTDPEVVRTMADFGRFRLGKGIVYGKDTPNFVGNRIGVYALMATLHAMIEMDYQVDEVDAITGPAMGHPKSASFGTVDLVGLDTMVHVVRTLREDLPNDEGQPYFQVPEFVTRMVEQKMLGRKSGAGFFKREKGANGEKQDFVLDWKTFNYRPKQRYDFPSLKATKNIHDPGERIKTLAFAEDRAGKFAWRVLRDTLAYTSRRLFEIADTIVDIDNALKWGFNWELGPFETWDALGVRTVVERMKAEGVSPAPWVEEMLASGAESFYRPGELRREYWDAAKKAYLPEPRPDTFLVLPEIKRRNRIVYENPGASLIDLGDGIGCVEFHSAMQPKLNPIDDQIMEVMHKALEIGPREFRGLVIHHQAEQFCAGANLLMILEGATSQAWKAIDEMIRKFQGMTMGMRYAPIPVITAPFGFTFGGGAEITMGGDRVCALAETYIGLVEVGVGLVPAGAGHVFMLERVLEGIDEPILDNLPFIRKAFETIAMAKVATSAEEARELKYLRPCDHVELNRDQQLWTAKRMAIAMAEEGYRPPVPKTFRLPGRSGIATLRMILHNLKLTHNISSHDEKIATHIATILCGGDTTINNPVSEQTILDLEREAFLSLCGEPKTQERIKYMLLNNKPLRN
- a CDS encoding thiolase family protein, whose protein sequence is MRQAVIVSYARTPIGRAKKGSLKDTRPEEFAAAVLKDLVRRTPGLDPAMVDDFVVGCAMPEGEQGMNMARLIWLLAGFPVDVPATTINRFCSSGSQSIAWAADVIKAGSADIIIAGGVESMSMVPMGGNKLTADPELMDLLPNAYIAMGTTAEVVARQFGITREDQDAFALRSHQKASAAIAAGKFKDEIVPLKVRTMDDGVWREFVFDTDEGPRPDTSLEALAKLKPVFDPRGTVTAGNSSQINDGAAFVVVMSEEKAKEMRLEIQAYVRQWAVAGVPPDIMGIGPAKAVPKLLAKANLSLKDIDLVEINEAFASQSVYCVRELGLSDEQFNVNGGAIATGHPLGATGAILTCKIIGEMKRRNAKRGIVTMCIGGGMGFAYLLERP
- a CDS encoding GNAT family N-acetyltransferase, which translates into the protein MLDHVAQLEYNVASLVTFLSQWPGWRVYTEPGLVWCESAIANEAFNKVIRCELANVDAALRLVRLRDEAFGRGAPLAFWVGPRSKPANLTHILEELGFRPTAQAWGMVRSTELELQRHHLPDVEVQILSGYNLWPSWLAVFGQGFGLPWEVAEAYGEQLAIGLGAEQPLMHLAAFIQGKLVGTASMFVDDDQVAGIYNLATAASARGQGVGEALVSHILSQARARGCRWAVLRSTASAYGFYVGVGFQPVARYQIYAATPPATLL
- a CDS encoding NAD(P)-dependent alcohol dehydrogenase → MKVRGWAAKEKGAQLEPLEYELEVSSPHEVLVAVEACGICHSDIHMIDNDWQMSTYPLVPGHEVVGRVVEKGAAVEGLEVGQRVGIGWQASACMTCPDCLSGNENLCDHHQGLIVTGKGGFASHVKVDGRFALPFPEKLPVEAGPLLCGGVTVYSALRHAGMSSGQRVGVIGLGGLGHLAVLFAARLGNEVTVFTTTPEKAKEAEKLGATRAFVVEPGQSPPAPPYRLNLLLSTVPYPQDWVAYLHWLDSDGTLVLVAGGPKPLEIPFWALLTKRRRIMGSPIGGRAILKETLELAARLGITPKVEVFPMASVNQALEHVRQNRVRYRAVLRNA
- a CDS encoding response regulator transcription factor yields the protein MLYPVVSPGAAGMSLRVLAVEDDSELLQALQSFLSREGYEVVTAQDGSRGLALALRGDFAAVVLDLTLPSVDGFKLLTALRAEGIRTPVLVLSGKSDPLDKVMALDLGADDYMTKPFAPAELAARLRALLRRAQTPEVLQVGPLTVDLGRQVVRRGEEVLALSPTARTVLFTLVRAKGAVVSREDLFAAARPGKKFGSRRIVDNAVMELRRLLEQDAENPQFLVTVRGLGYRLCWEEGGSPQKS
- a CDS encoding sensor histidine kinase; protein product: MSWRGLPAGSLPRDVVRIAVGLVLIPAVAILALSFAMVQLLPEPGSLLFPLFLVPLAAALLAGGVLLLLSSRELSRMSKNQALFVAQASHELRTPLTTLRFLASGLEDREKARALENAVAVLEAGIHRLIDWGRLTGGQLHLRLLPVSVAHVVGEALRRTEASLAARGQRVVRSGLEDASVWADQEAAVSALVNLLTNASKYSPPGSTVELGIGEKGEWVTVWVRDQGVGIAPGLQRKIFRPFFRLPFVESQGVEGFGLGLAIVSQVMAAQGGKVTLYSKPGEGSCFTLWFRRGQRE
- a CDS encoding M4 family metallopeptidase; the protein is MRRMAVAMLVLGLGTGTLWAASSQDRWALQEQALQALPEGAELSLSERGVPRELWRPGKARLAPQAEGAALLAVHELGPLFRLQAEDNFTPRVVERDELGQEHVRLQQTYRGVPVVGGDLIVHLDSQQVLGVNGQFVPDLDLEVSPRLSEREAIAAATARVEADGGMPEGVVEVGAPVIYARDTVPYLALPVLVYYSYQGNPHLDIFYVDATTGEVKGLEPRLFTAKYRTIYNLNQKCIYTGSELPGTFMFSEGGSSSDQSAMGAYNGTGTTYDFYKNVFGRDSYDGQGAELRSSVHAQFSTGLFGCTKNNAAWIDTSSIHQMAYGDGDGSTLGDLARSLDVTAHELTHGVTSRTANLAYQNESGALNEAMSDILGRATSFWAGQGDPSVKTDWVIGADVYTPNQSGDALRYMYDPKKDGQSADYYPERNYASGCTPSSSNDYCGVHTNSGIANLAAFLMSYGGTHPRGKTSVNVPGFGVVKMRSIFYRALTVYMTSSDTFEQARNHTAQAAADLYGGTCTPEWKTVQMAWDAVGVPGTWSCSAPGTYSISGNVGTSGATVTAGSASATSDASGNYTISGLAAGTYTVTPSKSGCTFTPTSRSVTVGPNATGINFTASCSSGSQLLQNPGFEQGNVIWTASTGVIENNASPAPRSGSWKAYLNGYGTISSEYLYQDVTVPASATSVTLSFWLWIRTQETSTTTAYDRLWVQLRRPSDNSLIKTLAIYSNLNKTSTYVQKSFDITQYKGQTLRIYFYGAEDSSLATGFLIDDTALTVQ